The following nucleotide sequence is from Anaerococcus sp. Marseille-Q7828.
TGCTTGCAACATTAAATATGGATACCCAGGTCCATAAGGGGGATAAAATAGAGCTTTACCTGGATACAGAAAAAATGAATTTCTTTGACTCATCCAGCCAAGAAAATATACTTTTTGATTTAGACTGAAAGGATAAAAATGACACGAGTATTATTGACAGGTGGGGCAGGCTATATTGGTAGCCACACAGCTGTAGAACTTTTAGAAAGTGGATATGATGTTATTGTTTATGACAATCTTGTAAACTCATCAAAGATTGCTCTTGATAGGGTGGAAGAGATTACTGGCAAAAAACTTACTTTTTATGAGGCTGATATTCTAGATACAGAATTTCTAAAAGAAGTTTTGACTAAAGAAAAAATTGATGTGGTAATCCACTTTGCAGCCCTTAAAGCTGTTGGCGAATCAGTTAAAAAACCACTCAAATATTATCACAACAATCTAACAGGAACCCTAAGCCTACTTGAAGCTATGGAAGAAGTTGGTGTGAAAAACATCATCTTCTCATCATCAGCTACAGTTTATGGCGATCCAGAGACGTCTCCAATTACTGAAGATTTTCCAAAAGGCACTTGCACCAATCCATACGGTTGGTCCAAGTCCTTTATGGAACAGATTATGACTGACCTAAATACGGCAGATCCAGACTTTAAAGTAGTTTTGCTAAGATACTTTAACCCTATAGGGGCTCACAAATCTGGGCTTATTGGAGAAGACCCACAAGGAATTCCAAACAACCTTTTGCCATATATCTCCCAAGTTGCGGTTGGCAAGCTACCACACTTACATGTTTACGGTGATGACTATGACACCCACGATGGGACTGGAGTCAGGGACTATATCCACGTAGTAGATTTGGCCAAGGGCCATGTACTGGCAGTCGACAAGATAGATGAGCTTGGCGGAGTAAGTATTTTCAATCTTGCTACAGGTAATGGTTACTCAGTTTTAGATGTTCTCCACGCTTTTGAAAAAGCATGTGGCAAAGAAATTCCATACCAAATTGAGGCCAGAAGAGAGGGCGATATAGATAAGTCTTATGCAGATGCGACCAAGGCCAAGGAAGTACTAGGATGGGTTGCAGCAAATGGTATAGATCAAATGTGCCAAGATGCATGGAAGTGGCAAAAAATGAATCCAAATGGATACGAAGCGGAGGAGAAATGAAGACAACATTAGTAGTATTAGCAGCAGGAATTGGCAGCAGATATGGCGCAGGCATCAAGCAACTGGCAAAAATGGATAATAATGGCTATACAATCATTGATTATTCTATATTTGATGCCAAAGAAGCTGGCTTTGACAAGGTTGTATTTATCATAAGAGATGAAATAGAAGATGACTTCAAGGAAATAATCTGCGATAGGATTTCTGAAATTATGGAAGTTGAATATGCTTATCAAAGGCCAGAACTTCCAGGTGGATTCAAAAATCCAGAAGGTAGAACCAAGCCATGGGGCACAGTTCAAGCCTTAATTCCTACTAGAGAATTTGTAAATGAGCCATTCTTGGTTATAAACGCTGACGATTATTATGGCAAGAAAGTTTTCAAAGACTTGCATGACTTCCTAGTAAATCCAGCAAATGCCGACAAGGACAAATTACAAATCGCCATGGCAGGCTACAAGCTAAAAAACACCCTATCAGACAATGGAACAGTAACACGTGGCGTTTCTGTAGGAGATGAGAACAATAAACTAGTAAAAATCCTAGAAACTCACGAAATAAAACTAGAAGAGGATGGCTCTCTTTCAAGCAAGGAAAATCTCGATTCTGACTTACTTAACCTAGAAAGTCTAGTTTCAATGAATATGTGGGCAAGTTACCCAGAATTTATCGACCTATGCGAAGAATATTTTGAGAAATATCTAGAAAGAAACAAAGACAATCTAGATAAAGCAGAATACGTCTTGCCAGAAATGATAGGTGAATTCATAAAAGAAAATAAGGCAGAAATCACAATCCTTCCAACCAATGACAAGTGGATAGGCATAACCTACAAAGAAGACTTAGAGCCAGCCCAAGAAGCCTTCAAAGTAATGTTTGCAAATGGGGAATACCCAACAGATATTTGGTCAAAATAATATGAAA
It contains:
- a CDS encoding sugar phosphate nucleotidyltransferase; protein product: MKTTLVVLAAGIGSRYGAGIKQLAKMDNNGYTIIDYSIFDAKEAGFDKVVFIIRDEIEDDFKEIICDRISEIMEVEYAYQRPELPGGFKNPEGRTKPWGTVQALIPTREFVNEPFLVINADDYYGKKVFKDLHDFLVNPANADKDKLQIAMAGYKLKNTLSDNGTVTRGVSVGDENNKLVKILETHEIKLEEDGSLSSKENLDSDLLNLESLVSMNMWASYPEFIDLCEEYFEKYLERNKDNLDKAEYVLPEMIGEFIKENKAEITILPTNDKWIGITYKEDLEPAQEAFKVMFANGEYPTDIWSK
- the galE gene encoding UDP-glucose 4-epimerase GalE — translated: MTRVLLTGGAGYIGSHTAVELLESGYDVIVYDNLVNSSKIALDRVEEITGKKLTFYEADILDTEFLKEVLTKEKIDVVIHFAALKAVGESVKKPLKYYHNNLTGTLSLLEAMEEVGVKNIIFSSSATVYGDPETSPITEDFPKGTCTNPYGWSKSFMEQIMTDLNTADPDFKVVLLRYFNPIGAHKSGLIGEDPQGIPNNLLPYISQVAVGKLPHLHVYGDDYDTHDGTGVRDYIHVVDLAKGHVLAVDKIDELGGVSIFNLATGNGYSVLDVLHAFEKACGKEIPYQIEARREGDIDKSYADATKAKEVLGWVAANGIDQMCQDAWKWQKMNPNGYEAEEK